In one window of Solanum pennellii chromosome 2, SPENNV200 DNA:
- the LOC107011769 gene encoding phenylalanine--tRNA ligase alpha subunit, cytoplasmic-like: protein MADEAEDAILAYLKDNDEISNSEKFAQDFGFGHDEILNVIRRLHGFRFVDAQDIRRERWVLTEEGKTYAAVGSPEFQLFSAVPPEGIAREELQKKLDPSVYKIGCQQAIKNKWVEMAKTHVSRKVQHADDKVQNLLLRIQNDEAVNQEDIDALKRRKLIIQQVWKGNSVRKGPEYAPKRKRAATDLTRENLQRGDWKELEFKEYNFSAKGQPVEGGHLHPLLKVRRQVQTIFLNMGFEEMPTNNYVESSFWNFDALFQPQQHPARDSHDTFFLKVPSSTKMLPEDYVERVKEIHESGGYQSRGYGYDWKREEANKNLLRTHTTAVSSRMLYALAQKPFAPKKYYSIDRVFRNEAVDRTHLAEFHQIEGLICDRGLTLGDLIGVLHDFFSRLGMSKLRFKPAYNPYTEPSMEIFSYHEGFKKWVEVGNSGMFRPEMLLPMGLPEDVRVIAWGLSLERPTMILYGIDNIRDLFGPKVDLGLIKRNPICRLGL from the exons ATGGCGGACGAAGCTGAAGACGCTATATTGGCATATCTCAAAGACAACGATGAGATTTCAAATTCTGAGAAATTTGCTCAAGATTTTGGTTTTGGCCATGACGAGATCCTCAATGTCATACGCAGACTCCATGGATTTCGATTCGTGGATGCTCAG GACATTAGGAGAGAGAGATGGGTGCTTACTGAAGAGGGGAAAACTTATGCTGCTGTAGGTTCTCCTGAATTTCAGCTTTTCTCAGCAGTACCACCGGAGGGAATTGCGCGGGAAGAGTTGCAG AAAAAATTGGATCCTTCAGTTTATAAAATTGGTTGCCAGCAAGCTATAAAGAACAAGTGGGTGGAGATGGCAAAGACACATGTCTCAAGGAAG GTCCAACATGCTGATGACAAAGTTCAAAATTTGCTGTTGCGGATACAAAATGACGAG GCTGTCAATCAGGAGGATATTGATGCTCTAAAGCGAAGAAAACTAATAATTCAGCA GGTTTGGAAAGGAAATTCCGTAAGAAAAGGTCCCGAATATGCCCCAAAAAGGAAAAGAGCAGCGACTGATCTCACTCGAGAAAATTTACAGAG GGGTGACTGGAAGGAATTGGAATTTAAAGAGTACAACTTCAGTGCTAAAGGTCAGCCAGTTGAAGGTGGCCATCTTCATCCATTGCTCAAG GTTAGGCGGCAGGTACAAACGATTTTTCTTAATATGGG GTTTGAGGAGATGCCAACGAATAATTATGTCGAAAGCAG TTTTTGGAATTTCGATGCACTTTTCCAGCCCCAACAGCACCCTGCCCGTGATTCACATGATACTTTCTTTTTGAAAG TGCCTTCCTCTACAAAGATGCTTCCAGAAGATTATGTTGAGCGGGTAAAAGAAATTCATGAATCTGGTGGTTACCAATCTAGGGG ATATGGGTATGATTGGAAAAGAGAGGAAGCGAACAAGAATCTTTTGCGGACACACACTACTGCTGTTTCGTCAAGAATGTTGTATGCATTAGCGCAG AAGCCATTCGCCCCCAAGAAATACTATTCTATTGATCGTGTTTTCAGAAATGAAGCAGTTGATCGAACACATCTTGCTGAATTTCATCAGATAGAAG GTTTAATATGTGATCGTGGACTCACTCTTGGTGACCTGATTGGTGTTCTTCATGACTTCTTTTCTCGTCTAG GAATGTCCAAGCTTCGGTTCAAACCTGCTTATAACCCTTATACTGAGCCCAGCATGGAAATTTTCAG CTACCATGAAGGCTTTAAGAAATGGGTGGAAGTTGGAAATTCTGGTATGTTTAGGCCTGAAATGCTTCTTCCTATGGGTCTGCCAGAAGATGTTCGGGTTATTGCCTGGGGCCTTTCCCTTGAGAG GCCCACCATGATTCTCTACGGAATTGACAACATCAGAGATCTTTTTGGTCCCAAG gTGGATCTAGGTCTCATCAAAAGAAACCCAATATGCCGGCTTGGACTTTAG
- the LOC107010196 gene encoding uncharacterized protein LOC107010196, with protein sequence MGDERVGELHNDEPSEHELTDSDDMYDGDDDNVYNVPNASVEDQSINYHSTAIPYLDHTDENAEDFMYTRDNGSIRMALWNSNNPKHIQSGMLFMNKMQMKSAVRAYSLAIKKEFRCDQSKSKSWKVICKRHELGCDWMIRFREISSGMWKTGKMIEPHTCLTDNYKEDHFNLNDNMIASSLIPYVMQNPDINIKMIREIIKGKHHYTPSYRKAQKGRRKAFRMVYGDFESSFKALPRYMAALQLFNPGTIIEWEHHSTTMQGEQIFKFLFWAFKQSIDGFKSCRPVISIDGTHLYGLYDIKLLIAVGIDANGNIFPLAYALVARESFESWSWFLKLLWTHVVCERQGIGLISDRHQGILQCVQSYDWLSPPNTYHRFCVRHLKANFNKKFVNSELENLMWLAATEHQEKKFMQRMQQIKTLSPAAYEWLNEFPLEKWTMYKDGGRRWGAMTTNVSESYNGLLKKARGLPVTAMVRMTFKALVDRFVERNNLAIALLQSNMPWPLAIDKKFNDYYQRAQGHTDMMTYNTGDGVFEILTFAHDGKGGNVHKVTAKGKKCSCGKWRNYHMPCSHAIKFCGLRGIEPKSYVSKFYSAKYYKRTYSETFNPVGDEMYWPPAPFNLIANTEYLRTSGTQGRSRLKNDMDIAPARMTRKCSVCKETGHTKARCPTRF encoded by the exons atgGGTGATGAACGAGTTGGTGAGTTGCACAATGATGAACCTTCTGAGCATGAATTAACAGATAGTGATGATATGTATGACGgcgatgatgataatgtgtatAATGTACCTAATGCATCCGTTGAAGATCaaagtattaattatcattCTACAGCGATTCCATACTTAGATCACACTGACGAAAATGCAGAAGATTTTATGTACACGAGAGATAACGGTTCCATTCGAATGGCACTTTGGAATTCAAACAATCCTAAACATATCCAGTCAG GTAtgttatttatgaataagatGCAAATGAAATCTGCAGTAAGAGCATATAGTCTTgctattaaaaaagaatttcgTTGTGATCAATCCAAAAGTAAAAGTTGGAAAGTTATTTGCAAGCGTCATGAGTTAGGGTGTGATTGGATGATTCGGTTTAGAGAGATTTCAAGCGGTATGTGGAAGACAGGAAAAATGATTGAACCGCATACTTGTCTTACAGATAACTATAAGGAGGATCATTTCAATTTGAATGATAACATGATTGCATCTTCATTAATACCATATGTTATGCAAAATCCGGACATAAATATTAAGATGATCCGTGAAATTATCAAAGGAAAACATCACTATACTCCTAGTTACAGAAAAGCACAAAAAGGTCGAAGAAAAGCATTTCGAATGGTTTATGGTGATTTTGAAAGTTCATTTAAGGCATTACCTCGATACATGGCTGCACTACAATTATTCAATCCAGGCACTATTATTGAGTGGGAGCATCATTCTACAACAATGCAAGGTGagcaaatttttaaatttcttttttgggCTTTTAAACAGAGCATTGATGGTTTCAAAAGTTGTAGGCCGGTCATTTCTATCGACGGCACACATCTTTATGGTTTGTATGATATCAAATTGTTAATTGCGGTTGGAATTGATGCGAATGGAAATATTTTTCCACTTGCATATGCTTTAGTTGCACGTGAGAGTTTTGAGTCTTGGTCATGGTTTCTGAAGTTATTATGGACACATGTAGTTTGTGAACGACAAGGAATTGGTCTTATTTCTGACCGTCATCAAGGAATCTTGCAGTGCGTTCAATCTTATGATTGGTTGAGTccacccaacacatatcatagATTTTGTGTTCGACACTTAAAagcaaattttaataaaaaatttgtaaatagtGAACTCGAAAATCTAATGTGGTTGGCTGCTACTGAGCATCAGGAGAAAAAGTTTATGCAACGGATGCAACAAATCAAAACATTGTCTCCTGCAGCATATGAATGGTTAAATGAATTTCCTTTGGAAAAATGGACGATGTATAAGGATGGTGGTCGTAGATGGGGTGCCATGACGACAAATGTGTCTGAGTCATATAATGGTTTATTGAAAAAAGCTCGGGGGCTTCCTGTGACTGCCATGGTTCGAATGACGTTCAAAGCTCTCGTTGATCGTTTTGTCGAAAGAAACAATCTTGCAATTGCATTACTTCAAAGTAATATGCCATGGCCTCTTGCgatagataaaaaatttaatgattattatcAAAGAGCTCAAGGGCACACAGATATGATGACTTACAACACAGGTGATGGAGTTTTTGAAATTCTTACTTTTGCTCATGATGGTAAAGGTGGAAATGTCCACAAGGTTACTGCAAAAGGTAAGAAATGTTCTTGTGGAAAATGGAGAAACTATCATATGCCTTGTTCGCATGCCATCAAATTTTGTGGACTTCGCGGAATCGAGCCAAAATCTTATGTAAGTAAATTCTACAGTGCAAAATATTACAAACGAACATACAGTGAGACATTTAATCCAGTGGGTGATGAAATGTATTGGCCACCAgctccttttaatttaattgcaAATACTGAATATTTGCGGACAAGTGGTACGCAAGGAAGAAGCCGACTTAAGAATGATATGGATATAGCTCCGGCTCGCATGACTAGAAAATGTAGTGTTTGTAAGGAGACAGGTCACACAAAGGCACGATGTCCTACtcgattttaa